One Melitaea cinxia chromosome 20, ilMelCinx1.1, whole genome shotgun sequence DNA segment encodes these proteins:
- the LOC123663369 gene encoding fructose-bisphosphate aldolase-like yields MTTYFQYPTPEVQEELKKIAQAIVLPGKGILAADESTGTMGKRLQDIGVENTEENRRKYRQLLFSSDPALSENISGVILFHETLYQKADDGTPLVSLLEKRGIIPGIKVDKGVVPLFGSEDECTTQGLDDLAQRCAQYKKDGCHFAKWRCVLKIGRNTPSYQAILENANVLARYASICQSQRIVPIVEPEVLPDGEHDLDRAQKVTETVLAAVYKALNDHHVFLEGTLLKPNMVTAGQQCKKSYTPTDIGRATVTALLRTVPAAVPGVTFLSGGQSEEEASVNLNAINTVDLKRPWALTFSYGRALQASVLRAWGGKQENVLAGQQELLKRAKANGNASQGKYVAGSVTGVGADAGLFVANHAY; encoded by the exons ATGACTACATACTTCCAGTACCCCACCCCCGAAGTCCAGGAGGAGCTCAAGAAGATCGCTCAAGCGATCGTATTACCTGGAAAGGGTATTCTGGCAGCTGACGAGTCTACCG gTACTATGGGCAAGCGTCTGCAAGACATTGGCGTTGAGAACACTGAAGAAAACCGCCGCAAGTACCGCCAGCTCCTCTTCAGCTCAGACCCA GCTCTCTCCGAGAACATTTCTGGTGTGATCCTCTTCCACGAGACCCTCTACCAGAAGGCCGATGACGGTACCCCTCTCGTATCTTTGTTGGAGAAGCGTGGAATCATTCCCGGTATCAAGGTCGACAAGGGTGTCGTACCTCTATTCGGCTCTGAGGACGAATGCACTACCCAGG GTTTGGATGACTTAGCCCAGCGTTGTGCTCAATACAAGAAGGATGGCTGCCACTTCGCCAAGTGGCGTTGTGTGCTCAAGATCGGTCGTAACACTCCCTCCTACCAGGCCATCTTGGAGAATGCTAACGTTCTAGCTCGCTATGCTTCAATCTGCCAGAGCCAGCGTATCGTCCCCATTGTCGAACCCGAAGTACTTCCTGATG GTGAACATGACTTGGACCGCGCCCAGAAGGTCACCGAAACCGTATTGGCCGCCGTATACAAGGCTCTCAACGACCACCACGTCTTCCTTGAGGGTACTCTCCTCAAGCCTAACATG gTAACCGCTGGCCAGCAATGCAAGAAGTCCTACACTCCAACGGACATCGGCCGCGCCACCGTCACCGCACTCCTTAGGACCGTACCCGCTGCTGTTCCCG GAGTAACATTCCTTTCTGGTGGACAATCCGAGGAAGAGGCTTCTGTGAACTTGAACGCCATCAACACCGTCGACCTGAAGAGGCCGTGGGCACTCACCTTCAGCTACGGTCGCGCCCTACAGGCCTCCGTACTCCGCGCTTGGGGAGGCAAACAAGAGAATGTTCTTGCTGGACAACAGGAACTTTTGAAGCGTGCTAAG